Proteins found in one Poecilia reticulata strain Guanapo linkage group LG6, Guppy_female_1.0+MT, whole genome shotgun sequence genomic segment:
- the ctcf gene encoding transcriptional repressor CTCF isoform X2, translated as MDGSSAEAVGEVDAPPKDFPSIQAVHSQEALVVDLLQQAAEAGGVVQGPAAVVLEQGHVEGMVAAAQSQQALLEAGVGMSVQRGEVEMMVMDSLDPTLMQMKTEVIDAAVGGSSTTVGVVXGAAHQAAVATVDQTQIITLQVVNMEEQAALGLGELQLVQVPVSAATVDALQQGTFVDTTAMPKTGDPVICHTLPLPEGFQVVKVGANGEVETVEQEEGVEAHSEEDEEDAEVGQQLLEEGEEAAHPPNHHHNWAKDPDYQPPSGGIKKAKKGKKSRLRYAEGDKDMDVSVYDFEEEQQEGLLSEVNAEKVVGNMKPPKPTKIKKKGVKKTFQCELCSYTCPRRSNLDRHMKSHTDERPHKCHLCGRAFRTVTLLRNHLNTHTGTRPHKCTDCDMAFVTSGELVRHRRYKHTHEKPFKCSMCDYASVEVSKLKRHIRSHTGERPFQCSLCSYASRDTYKLKRHMRTHSGEKPYECYICHARFTQSGTMKMHILQKHTENVAKFHCPHCDTVIARKSDLGVHLRKQHSFIETGKKCRYCDAVFHERYALIQHQKSHKNEKRFKCDLCDYCCRQERHMVMHRRTHTGEKPFACSQCEKTFRQKQLLDMHFKRYHDPNFVPTAFVCPKCSKTFTRRNTMARHSENCSGEVEEFENGAATPKKGRRGRKRKMRSRRDEYDSEDDIPEQDEDEDEGEEEAALLQEEEDLEGMELDQAPAVIPIVAPDEPPVKRKRGRPPKNPKPQTPSRVGASSSAATIQVEDELTGAVENIIVKKEGGDAAPSVKQGAGLTVEGGLGGGEGVEEVELTVNQETTAATAANGDLTPEMILSMMDR; from the exons ATGGATGGCAGCTCAGCAGAAGCTGTGGGGGAGGTGGACGCCCCCCCTAAAGACTTCCCATCCATCCAGGCTGTCCACAGCCAGGAGGCCCTGGTGGTGGATCTCCTCCAGCAGGCGGCCGAGGCCGGGGGCGTGGTGCAGGGACCGGCGGCTGTCGTACTGGAGCAAG GTCATGTGGAAGGAATGGTAGCAGCTGCCCAATCCCAGCAGGCGCTGCTGGAAGCTGGGGTCGGGATGAGCGTGCAACGTGGAGAAGTAGAAATGATGGTCATGGATTCCCTGGATCCCACCCTGATGCAGATGAAGACTGAG gtgATCGATGCTGCAGTTGGGGGATCATCAACCACAGTTGGCGTGGTTRCAGGAGCAGCTCATCAGGCTGCCGTAGCAACAGTGGACCAGACTCAGATCATCACCCTGCAG GTGGTCAACATGGAGGAGCAGGCAGCTCTGGGTCTGGGAGAGctgcagctggtccaggtgcCGGTTTCTGCCGCCACCGTGGATGCTCTGCAGCAAGGCACATTTGTGGACACCACAGCAATGCCGAAGACTGGAGACCCTGTCATCTGTCACACACTTCCTCTGCCTGAGGGCTttcag GTGGTCAAAGTTGGTGCTAATGGGGAGGTGGAGACTGTGGAGCAAGAAGAGGGAGTAGAAGCCCACTctgaggaggacgaggaggatgCGGAGGTGggacagcagctgctggaggaaggagaggaggctGCCCATCCTCCAAACCATCATCATAACTGGGCTAAAGACCCAGACTATCAACCTCCATCTGGGGGGATCAAAAAGGCCAAGAAG ggGAAGAAGAGTCGCCTGCGCTACGCTGAAGGAGACAAGGACATGGACGTCAGCGTGTACGACtttgaagaggagcagcaggagggcCTTCTGTCTGAGGTCAATGCAGAGAAAGTAGTCGGCAACATGAAGCCTCCAAAGCCCACAAAGATCAAGAAGAAAG gggtgaaGAAGACTTTCCAGTGCGAGCTGTGCAGCTACACATGTCCTCGTCGCTCCAACCTGGACCGGCACATGAAGAGCCACACCGATGAGAGACCCCACAAATGTCACCTGTGTGGAAGAGCCTTCAGGACGGTGACACTGCTGAGAAATCatctcaacacacacacag GGACTCGACCACACAAGTGCACAGACTGTGACATGGCCTTCGTGACCAGTGGAGAACTGGTGCGTCACCGTcgctacaaacacacacacgagAAGCCATTCAAATGCTCCATGTGTGACTACGCCAGTGTGGAG GTCAGCAAACTGAAGCGGCACATTCGCTCCCATACTGGGGAACGTCCCTTCCAGTGCAGTCTGTGCAGCTACGCCAGCAGAGACACATACAAGCTGAAGAGACACATGAGGACACACTCGG GAGAAAAACCTTATGAGTGCTACATCTGCCACGCCCGATTCACCCAGAGCGGAACCATGAAGATGCACatcctgcagaaacacacagagaacgTGGCCAAGTTCCACTGTCCACACTGTGACACAGTCATCGCACGCAAGAGTGACCTGG GGGTTCATCTGCGGAAGCAGCACTCGTTTATTGAGACTGGGAAGAAGTGTCGATATTGTGATGCTGTTTTCCATGAGCGCTACGCTCTAATCCAGCATCAAAAGTCCCACAAGAATGAGAAGAGGTTCAAGTGTGACCTGTGTGACTACTGCTGCCGTCAG GAGCGCCACATGGTCATGCACCGGCGGAcccacacaggagagaagccGTTCGCATGCAGCCAGTGTGAAAAGACCTTCAggcagaagcagctgctggacATGCACTTCAAACGCTACCACGACCCCAACTTTGTTCCCACAGCTTTTGTTTGCCCCAAGTGTAGCAAGACGTTCACCCGCAGG AACACCATGGCTCGTCATTCTGAGAACTGTAGCGGGGAGGTGGAGGAGTTTGAGAACGGAGCTGCCACTCCAAAGAAAGGCaggagaggaaggaagaggaagatgaggagcaGAAGGGATGAGTATGATAGCG AAGATGACATCCCCGAACAAGacgaggatgaggatgagggtGAGGAAGAAGCAGcactgctgcaggaggaggaggacctgGAGGGCATGGAGCTAGATCAGGCTCCTGCTGTTATCCCAATTGTGGCCCCAGATGAGCCTCCAGTGAAGAGAAAACGAGGCCGACCCCCCAAGAACCCCAAACCTCAGACCCCCAGCAGAGTCGGGGCTTCTTCTTCTG CTGCCACGATTCAGGTGGAGGACGAGCTGACGGGTGCAGTAGAGAACATCATAGTGAAGAAGGAGGGGGGCGATGCAGCGCCCTCTGTGAAGCAGGGAGCGGGCCTGACAGTGGAAGGAGGGCTGGGTGGTGGTGAgggggtggaggaggtggagctGACTGTGAACCAGGAAACAACAGCAGCTACTGCTGCTAATGGAGATCTCACACCAGAGATGATCCTCAGCATGATGGACCGCTGA
- the ctcf gene encoding transcriptional repressor CTCF isoform X3, with protein sequence MDGSSAEAVGEVDAPPKDFPSIQAVHSQEALVVDLLQQAAEAGGVVQGPAAVVLEQGHVEGMVAAAQSQQALLEAGVGMSVQRGEVEMMVMDSLDPTLMQMKTEVIDAAVGGSSTTVGVVXGAAHQAAVATVDQTQIITLQVVNMEEQAALGLGELQLVQVPVSAATVDALQQGTFVDTTAMPKTGDPVICHTLPLPEGFQVVKVGANGEVETVEQEEGVEAHSEEDEEDAEVGQQLLEEGEEAAHPPNHHHNWAKDPDYQPPSGGIKKAKKGKKSRLRYAEGDKDMDVSVYDFEEEQQEGLLSEVNAEKVVGNMKPPKPTKIKKKGVKKTFQCELCSYTCPRRSNLDRHMKSHTDERPHKCHLCGRAFRTVTLLRNHLNTHTGTRPHKCTDCDMAFVTSGELVRHRRYKHTHEKPFKCSMCDYASVEVSKLKRHIRSHTGERPFQCSLCSYASRDTYKLKRHMRTHSGEKPYECYICHARFTQSGTMKMHILQKHTENVAKFHCPHCDTVIARKSDLGVHLRKQHSFIETGKKCRYCDAVFHERYALIQHQKSHKNEKRFKCDLCDYCCRQERHMVMHRRTHTGEKPFACSQCEKTFRQKQLLDMHFKRYHDPNFVPTAFVCPKCSKTFTRRNTMARHSENCSGEVEEFENGAATPKKGRRGRKRKMRSRRDEYDSDDIPEQDEDEDEGEEEAALLQEEEDLEGMELDQAPAVIPIVAPDEPPVKRKRGRPPKNPKPQTPSRVGASSSVAATIQVEDELTGAVENIIVKKEGGDAAPSVKQGAGLTVEGGLGGGEGVEEVELTVNQETTAATAANGDLTPEMILSMMDR encoded by the exons ATGGATGGCAGCTCAGCAGAAGCTGTGGGGGAGGTGGACGCCCCCCCTAAAGACTTCCCATCCATCCAGGCTGTCCACAGCCAGGAGGCCCTGGTGGTGGATCTCCTCCAGCAGGCGGCCGAGGCCGGGGGCGTGGTGCAGGGACCGGCGGCTGTCGTACTGGAGCAAG GTCATGTGGAAGGAATGGTAGCAGCTGCCCAATCCCAGCAGGCGCTGCTGGAAGCTGGGGTCGGGATGAGCGTGCAACGTGGAGAAGTAGAAATGATGGTCATGGATTCCCTGGATCCCACCCTGATGCAGATGAAGACTGAG gtgATCGATGCTGCAGTTGGGGGATCATCAACCACAGTTGGCGTGGTTRCAGGAGCAGCTCATCAGGCTGCCGTAGCAACAGTGGACCAGACTCAGATCATCACCCTGCAG GTGGTCAACATGGAGGAGCAGGCAGCTCTGGGTCTGGGAGAGctgcagctggtccaggtgcCGGTTTCTGCCGCCACCGTGGATGCTCTGCAGCAAGGCACATTTGTGGACACCACAGCAATGCCGAAGACTGGAGACCCTGTCATCTGTCACACACTTCCTCTGCCTGAGGGCTttcag GTGGTCAAAGTTGGTGCTAATGGGGAGGTGGAGACTGTGGAGCAAGAAGAGGGAGTAGAAGCCCACTctgaggaggacgaggaggatgCGGAGGTGggacagcagctgctggaggaaggagaggaggctGCCCATCCTCCAAACCATCATCATAACTGGGCTAAAGACCCAGACTATCAACCTCCATCTGGGGGGATCAAAAAGGCCAAGAAG ggGAAGAAGAGTCGCCTGCGCTACGCTGAAGGAGACAAGGACATGGACGTCAGCGTGTACGACtttgaagaggagcagcaggagggcCTTCTGTCTGAGGTCAATGCAGAGAAAGTAGTCGGCAACATGAAGCCTCCAAAGCCCACAAAGATCAAGAAGAAAG gggtgaaGAAGACTTTCCAGTGCGAGCTGTGCAGCTACACATGTCCTCGTCGCTCCAACCTGGACCGGCACATGAAGAGCCACACCGATGAGAGACCCCACAAATGTCACCTGTGTGGAAGAGCCTTCAGGACGGTGACACTGCTGAGAAATCatctcaacacacacacag GGACTCGACCACACAAGTGCACAGACTGTGACATGGCCTTCGTGACCAGTGGAGAACTGGTGCGTCACCGTcgctacaaacacacacacgagAAGCCATTCAAATGCTCCATGTGTGACTACGCCAGTGTGGAG GTCAGCAAACTGAAGCGGCACATTCGCTCCCATACTGGGGAACGTCCCTTCCAGTGCAGTCTGTGCAGCTACGCCAGCAGAGACACATACAAGCTGAAGAGACACATGAGGACACACTCGG GAGAAAAACCTTATGAGTGCTACATCTGCCACGCCCGATTCACCCAGAGCGGAACCATGAAGATGCACatcctgcagaaacacacagagaacgTGGCCAAGTTCCACTGTCCACACTGTGACACAGTCATCGCACGCAAGAGTGACCTGG GGGTTCATCTGCGGAAGCAGCACTCGTTTATTGAGACTGGGAAGAAGTGTCGATATTGTGATGCTGTTTTCCATGAGCGCTACGCTCTAATCCAGCATCAAAAGTCCCACAAGAATGAGAAGAGGTTCAAGTGTGACCTGTGTGACTACTGCTGCCGTCAG GAGCGCCACATGGTCATGCACCGGCGGAcccacacaggagagaagccGTTCGCATGCAGCCAGTGTGAAAAGACCTTCAggcagaagcagctgctggacATGCACTTCAAACGCTACCACGACCCCAACTTTGTTCCCACAGCTTTTGTTTGCCCCAAGTGTAGCAAGACGTTCACCCGCAGG AACACCATGGCTCGTCATTCTGAGAACTGTAGCGGGGAGGTGGAGGAGTTTGAGAACGGAGCTGCCACTCCAAAGAAAGGCaggagaggaaggaagaggaagatgaggagcaGAAGGGATGAGTATGATAGCG ATGACATCCCCGAACAAGacgaggatgaggatgagggtGAGGAAGAAGCAGcactgctgcaggaggaggaggacctgGAGGGCATGGAGCTAGATCAGGCTCCTGCTGTTATCCCAATTGTGGCCCCAGATGAGCCTCCAGTGAAGAGAAAACGAGGCCGACCCCCCAAGAACCCCAAACCTCAGACCCCCAGCAGAGTCGGGGCTTCTTCTTCTG taGCTGCCACGATTCAGGTGGAGGACGAGCTGACGGGTGCAGTAGAGAACATCATAGTGAAGAAGGAGGGGGGCGATGCAGCGCCCTCTGTGAAGCAGGGAGCGGGCCTGACAGTGGAAGGAGGGCTGGGTGGTGGTGAgggggtggaggaggtggagctGACTGTGAACCAGGAAACAACAGCAGCTACTGCTGCTAATGGAGATCTCACACCAGAGATGATCCTCAGCATGATGGACCGCTGA
- the ctcf gene encoding transcriptional repressor CTCF isoform X1, with protein sequence MDGSSAEAVGEVDAPPKDFPSIQAVHSQEALVVDLLQQAAEAGGVVQGPAAVVLEQGHVEGMVAAAQSQQALLEAGVGMSVQRGEVEMMVMDSLDPTLMQMKTEVIDAAVGGSSTTVGVVXGAAHQAAVATVDQTQIITLQVVNMEEQAALGLGELQLVQVPVSAATVDALQQGTFVDTTAMPKTGDPVICHTLPLPEGFQVVKVGANGEVETVEQEEGVEAHSEEDEEDAEVGQQLLEEGEEAAHPPNHHHNWAKDPDYQPPSGGIKKAKKGKKSRLRYAEGDKDMDVSVYDFEEEQQEGLLSEVNAEKVVGNMKPPKPTKIKKKGVKKTFQCELCSYTCPRRSNLDRHMKSHTDERPHKCHLCGRAFRTVTLLRNHLNTHTGTRPHKCTDCDMAFVTSGELVRHRRYKHTHEKPFKCSMCDYASVEVSKLKRHIRSHTGERPFQCSLCSYASRDTYKLKRHMRTHSGEKPYECYICHARFTQSGTMKMHILQKHTENVAKFHCPHCDTVIARKSDLGVHLRKQHSFIETGKKCRYCDAVFHERYALIQHQKSHKNEKRFKCDLCDYCCRQERHMVMHRRTHTGEKPFACSQCEKTFRQKQLLDMHFKRYHDPNFVPTAFVCPKCSKTFTRRNTMARHSENCSGEVEEFENGAATPKKGRRGRKRKMRSRRDEYDSEDDIPEQDEDEDEGEEEAALLQEEEDLEGMELDQAPAVIPIVAPDEPPVKRKRGRPPKNPKPQTPSRVGASSSVAATIQVEDELTGAVENIIVKKEGGDAAPSVKQGAGLTVEGGLGGGEGVEEVELTVNQETTAATAANGDLTPEMILSMMDR encoded by the exons ATGGATGGCAGCTCAGCAGAAGCTGTGGGGGAGGTGGACGCCCCCCCTAAAGACTTCCCATCCATCCAGGCTGTCCACAGCCAGGAGGCCCTGGTGGTGGATCTCCTCCAGCAGGCGGCCGAGGCCGGGGGCGTGGTGCAGGGACCGGCGGCTGTCGTACTGGAGCAAG GTCATGTGGAAGGAATGGTAGCAGCTGCCCAATCCCAGCAGGCGCTGCTGGAAGCTGGGGTCGGGATGAGCGTGCAACGTGGAGAAGTAGAAATGATGGTCATGGATTCCCTGGATCCCACCCTGATGCAGATGAAGACTGAG gtgATCGATGCTGCAGTTGGGGGATCATCAACCACAGTTGGCGTGGTTRCAGGAGCAGCTCATCAGGCTGCCGTAGCAACAGTGGACCAGACTCAGATCATCACCCTGCAG GTGGTCAACATGGAGGAGCAGGCAGCTCTGGGTCTGGGAGAGctgcagctggtccaggtgcCGGTTTCTGCCGCCACCGTGGATGCTCTGCAGCAAGGCACATTTGTGGACACCACAGCAATGCCGAAGACTGGAGACCCTGTCATCTGTCACACACTTCCTCTGCCTGAGGGCTttcag GTGGTCAAAGTTGGTGCTAATGGGGAGGTGGAGACTGTGGAGCAAGAAGAGGGAGTAGAAGCCCACTctgaggaggacgaggaggatgCGGAGGTGggacagcagctgctggaggaaggagaggaggctGCCCATCCTCCAAACCATCATCATAACTGGGCTAAAGACCCAGACTATCAACCTCCATCTGGGGGGATCAAAAAGGCCAAGAAG ggGAAGAAGAGTCGCCTGCGCTACGCTGAAGGAGACAAGGACATGGACGTCAGCGTGTACGACtttgaagaggagcagcaggagggcCTTCTGTCTGAGGTCAATGCAGAGAAAGTAGTCGGCAACATGAAGCCTCCAAAGCCCACAAAGATCAAGAAGAAAG gggtgaaGAAGACTTTCCAGTGCGAGCTGTGCAGCTACACATGTCCTCGTCGCTCCAACCTGGACCGGCACATGAAGAGCCACACCGATGAGAGACCCCACAAATGTCACCTGTGTGGAAGAGCCTTCAGGACGGTGACACTGCTGAGAAATCatctcaacacacacacag GGACTCGACCACACAAGTGCACAGACTGTGACATGGCCTTCGTGACCAGTGGAGAACTGGTGCGTCACCGTcgctacaaacacacacacgagAAGCCATTCAAATGCTCCATGTGTGACTACGCCAGTGTGGAG GTCAGCAAACTGAAGCGGCACATTCGCTCCCATACTGGGGAACGTCCCTTCCAGTGCAGTCTGTGCAGCTACGCCAGCAGAGACACATACAAGCTGAAGAGACACATGAGGACACACTCGG GAGAAAAACCTTATGAGTGCTACATCTGCCACGCCCGATTCACCCAGAGCGGAACCATGAAGATGCACatcctgcagaaacacacagagaacgTGGCCAAGTTCCACTGTCCACACTGTGACACAGTCATCGCACGCAAGAGTGACCTGG GGGTTCATCTGCGGAAGCAGCACTCGTTTATTGAGACTGGGAAGAAGTGTCGATATTGTGATGCTGTTTTCCATGAGCGCTACGCTCTAATCCAGCATCAAAAGTCCCACAAGAATGAGAAGAGGTTCAAGTGTGACCTGTGTGACTACTGCTGCCGTCAG GAGCGCCACATGGTCATGCACCGGCGGAcccacacaggagagaagccGTTCGCATGCAGCCAGTGTGAAAAGACCTTCAggcagaagcagctgctggacATGCACTTCAAACGCTACCACGACCCCAACTTTGTTCCCACAGCTTTTGTTTGCCCCAAGTGTAGCAAGACGTTCACCCGCAGG AACACCATGGCTCGTCATTCTGAGAACTGTAGCGGGGAGGTGGAGGAGTTTGAGAACGGAGCTGCCACTCCAAAGAAAGGCaggagaggaaggaagaggaagatgaggagcaGAAGGGATGAGTATGATAGCG AAGATGACATCCCCGAACAAGacgaggatgaggatgagggtGAGGAAGAAGCAGcactgctgcaggaggaggaggacctgGAGGGCATGGAGCTAGATCAGGCTCCTGCTGTTATCCCAATTGTGGCCCCAGATGAGCCTCCAGTGAAGAGAAAACGAGGCCGACCCCCCAAGAACCCCAAACCTCAGACCCCCAGCAGAGTCGGGGCTTCTTCTTCTG taGCTGCCACGATTCAGGTGGAGGACGAGCTGACGGGTGCAGTAGAGAACATCATAGTGAAGAAGGAGGGGGGCGATGCAGCGCCCTCTGTGAAGCAGGGAGCGGGCCTGACAGTGGAAGGAGGGCTGGGTGGTGGTGAgggggtggaggaggtggagctGACTGTGAACCAGGAAACAACAGCAGCTACTGCTGCTAATGGAGATCTCACACCAGAGATGATCCTCAGCATGATGGACCGCTGA